The following are from one region of the Sorghum bicolor cultivar BTx623 chromosome 2, Sorghum_bicolor_NCBIv3, whole genome shotgun sequence genome:
- the LOC8062743 gene encoding uncharacterized protein LOC8062743 encodes MSMRSRSGVEVVASRGCARLVIPGMHHNPSSAASVSSSSSSSAASRGAAGCGGAGAAAAAARADGPFAGLVICVTGLSKEARVQVKEATERLGGEYSGSLHPKCTHLVVQSFAGRKFEHALKHGPRNGLFLVTLGWFVDCVRRNMRLDESLFAIKSIGENGVPLGDFNRLVGVPVNEKSCLPPLIFQDKACSDMTRKHSLQTPGKEGGHDGLVFMNDTVYIDPAISDEMRKKISDAATREGAKLLEHWFIGCPATYIVCEDASVKRYVGHSDNIVTPLWILKTVKEKNLQRLVHLSSDLARHVAMVLENVQTSEENRKLGSVPSISTSSCGRPSTQEEIDEVHQERQKFVEVAKKEVRDRRARRMQSCEVPIHPITPATLLDSICWTISEPASSASIYMDSSWSDDANEQQSTTYFDANGDVRDPDQTTDNLSRPLKESERSDLIFKNHFLTILFPIDRFGEVGPSSKTFYNNGGFTCIQVLDHIYNFYQENMSTNEIDMALHTDSRHADRLRSLYSTVESVEKGLVAFKRIDFLGSRRSFEALKRINRENNSNVYELVIRA; translated from the exons ATGTCGATGCGTAGCCGTAGCGGGGTGGAGGTGGTCGCCAGCAGGGGGTGCGCGCGGCTGGTGATCCCCGGGATGCATCACAACCCCTCTTCCGCCGCAtccgtctcctcctcctcctcctcctccgcggcCTCGCGCGGGGCCGCCGGCTGCGGCGGTGCgggtgcggcggcggcagcagcgcgCGCCGATGGGCCCTTCGCAGGCCTCGTCATCTGCGTCACTGGGCTGTCCAAAG AGGCGAGGGTTCAGGTGAAGGAGGCGACGGAGCGGCTCGGGGGCGAGTACAGCGGGAGCTTGCACCCCAAGTGCACGCACCTCGTCGTTCAG AGCTTTGCCGGGCGCAAGTTCGAGCATGCACTGAAGCATGGTCCGAGGAACGGGCTATTCCTCGTTACGCTGGGTTGGTTTGTTGACTGCGTGCGGAGGAACA TGAGGTTGGATGAATCCTTGTTTGCCATCAAAAGCATTGGGGAGAATGGTGTGCCGCTCGGGGATTTCAACCGCCTTGTTGGAGTCCCTGTTAACGAGAAGTCTTGCCTTCCACCACTGATATTTCAGGACAAGGCATGCTCAGATATGACCCGGAAGCATTCGCTCCAGACTCCTGGAAAAGAAGGTGGTCATGATGGGTTGGTTTTTATGAATGACACAGTCTACATTGACCCTGCGATATCTGATGAGATGAGGAAAAAG ATTTCTGATGCTGCTACGAGAGAAGGTGCAAAGTTGCTGGAGCACTGGTTTATTGGCTGCCCTGCCACGTATATTGTCTGTGAGGATGCTTCTGTTAAGAGATATGTAGGCCACTCAGATAACATTGTAACT CCACTTTGGATCTTGAAAACAGTGAAGGAGAAAAACTTGCAGCGCCTTGTCCATTTGTCTTCCGACCTAGCTAGGCATGTTGCCATGGTTCTGGAAAATGTCCAGACATCTGAAGAG AATAGGAAACTTGGAAGTGTTCCTTCTATAAGCACAAGCTCCTGTGGTCGTCCATCAACCCAAGAGGAGATTGATGAAGTCCATCAAGAGAGACAAAAGTTTGTTGAAGTGGCAAAGAAAGAAGTTCGAGACCGCCGTGCTCGTCGAATGCAG TCATGTGAAGTACCCATTCACCCGATCACTCCGGCCACGCTTCTGGATTCAATCTGCTGGACAATCTCTGAGCCAGCTTCATCTGCGTCAATTTATATGGATTCTTCATGGTCCGATGATGCCAATGAGCAGCAAAGCACCACTTACTTCGATGCAAATGGGGATGTGAGGGATCCAGATCAAACAACTGATAATCTTTCCCGTCCACTGAAAGAAAG TGAGCGAAGTGACCTGATCTTCAAGAATCACTTCCTTACCATACTCTTCCCTATTGATCGTTTTGGAGAGGTTGGACCTTCCTCAAAGACGTTTTATAACAATGGTGGCTTTACGTGCATACAAGTACTGGATCACATCTACAACTTCTATCAG GAGAACATGTCAACCAACGAGATAGACATGGCCTTGCATACAGATTCCCGGCATGCCGATCGACTTCGATCTTTGTATTCAACTGTTGAATCAGTAGAGAAAGGACTTGTAGCTTTTAAAAGAATAGACTTTTTAGGAAGCAGAAGAAGTTTTGAGGCACTAAAGCGCATCAACAGGGAAAATAATAGCAATGTATATGAACTTGTGATTAGGGCATGA